Proteins encoded together in one Amblyraja radiata isolate CabotCenter1 chromosome 11, sAmbRad1.1.pri, whole genome shotgun sequence window:
- the LOC116978261 gene encoding interferon regulatory factor 1-like isoform X1, with translation MPVARMRMRPWLELQIDSNKIPGLCWINKDRRIFQIPWKHAARHGWNLETDACLFRNWAVHTGRFKQGMDKPEPKTWKANFRCAMNSLPDIEEVKDKSVNKGSSAIRVYRMLVLSTQKEKRARLCKEIKSKNKRQTKSKIKEEATESAAITLPTDHTTYTATEQYTSQEMVADSTVSIEEFVSSESHAAVHQLSEWNRNGMGGECETIARSCDLYQFQISPLPSPTADRFLSGEECTVELVPENSTWEHNTIEGRGYYSNGMGTIPLNIAGCDVRTSEQETMHPFLDDTIDLLGYDFRPQLEMKSGMDLLNIFDYPNWQTGTLIGCI, from the exons ATGCCTGTGGCAAGAATGCGCATGAGACCTTGGTTGGAATTACAAATAGATTCTAACAAAATTCCTGGATTGTGTTGGATAAATAAG GATCGACGGATATTCCAGATTCCGTGGAAACATGCTGCTCGACATGGATGGAACCTGGAAACTGATGCGTGTCTTTTCAGGAACTGGGCCGTACATACAG GGAGATTCAAGCAGGGAATGGACAAACCTGAACCCAAAACTTGGAAAGCCAATTTCCGTTGTGCTATGAATTCTTTGCCTGACATAGAGGAAGTGAAGGACAAGAGTGTTAACAAAGGCTCCAGTGCGATTCGAGTCTACAGAATGCTTGTTCTGTCAACACAAAAAG aaAAGAGGGCCCGTTTGTGCAAAGAAATAAAAAGCAAGAATAAAAGG CAGACAAAGTCAAAGATCAAGGAAGAAGCGACAGAATCCGCAGCAATAACATTACCAACTGATCACACCACATACACTGCAACAGAGCAATATACTTCACAGGAAATGGTGGCTGACAGCACTGTGTCTATAGAAG AATTTGTTTCATCAGAATCTCATGCAGCAGTGCATCAACTGTCAGAATGGAATCGGAATGGCATGGGAGGGGAGTGCGAGACCATTGCCAGGTCTTGTGACTTGTATCAGTTCCAAATCTCTCCTTTACCCTCTCCTACAG ctgACCGCTTCTTGTCGGGAGAGGAATGCACAGTG GAATTAGTGCCAGAAAACAGTACGTGGGAGCACAACACCATTGAAGGAAGGGGTTACTATAGCAACGGAATGGGGACCATTCCACTAAATATCGCTGGATGTGACGTTAGGACAAGTGAGCAAGAAACCATGCATCCGTTTTTAGATGATACAATAGATCTTTTAG GATATGATTTCAGGCCACAGTTGGAGATGAAGTCAGGAATGGACCTATTGAATATATTTGATTATCCAAATTGGCAAACTGGAACTCTTATTGGTTGCATTTGA
- the LOC116978261 gene encoding interferon regulatory factor 1-like isoform X2, with translation MPVARMRMRPWLELQIDSNKIPGLCWINKDRRIFQIPWKHAARHGWNLETDACLFRNWAVHTGRFKQGMDKPEPKTWKANFRCAMNSLPDIEEVKDKSVNKGSSAIRVYRMLVLSTQKEKRARLCKEIKSKNKRTKSKIKEEATESAAITLPTDHTTYTATEQYTSQEMVADSTVSIEEFVSSESHAAVHQLSEWNRNGMGGECETIARSCDLYQFQISPLPSPTADRFLSGEECTVELVPENSTWEHNTIEGRGYYSNGMGTIPLNIAGCDVRTSEQETMHPFLDDTIDLLGYDFRPQLEMKSGMDLLNIFDYPNWQTGTLIGCI, from the exons ATGCCTGTGGCAAGAATGCGCATGAGACCTTGGTTGGAATTACAAATAGATTCTAACAAAATTCCTGGATTGTGTTGGATAAATAAG GATCGACGGATATTCCAGATTCCGTGGAAACATGCTGCTCGACATGGATGGAACCTGGAAACTGATGCGTGTCTTTTCAGGAACTGGGCCGTACATACAG GGAGATTCAAGCAGGGAATGGACAAACCTGAACCCAAAACTTGGAAAGCCAATTTCCGTTGTGCTATGAATTCTTTGCCTGACATAGAGGAAGTGAAGGACAAGAGTGTTAACAAAGGCTCCAGTGCGATTCGAGTCTACAGAATGCTTGTTCTGTCAACACAAAAAG aaAAGAGGGCCCGTTTGTGCAAAGAAATAAAAAGCAAGAATAAAAGG ACAAAGTCAAAGATCAAGGAAGAAGCGACAGAATCCGCAGCAATAACATTACCAACTGATCACACCACATACACTGCAACAGAGCAATATACTTCACAGGAAATGGTGGCTGACAGCACTGTGTCTATAGAAG AATTTGTTTCATCAGAATCTCATGCAGCAGTGCATCAACTGTCAGAATGGAATCGGAATGGCATGGGAGGGGAGTGCGAGACCATTGCCAGGTCTTGTGACTTGTATCAGTTCCAAATCTCTCCTTTACCCTCTCCTACAG ctgACCGCTTCTTGTCGGGAGAGGAATGCACAGTG GAATTAGTGCCAGAAAACAGTACGTGGGAGCACAACACCATTGAAGGAAGGGGTTACTATAGCAACGGAATGGGGACCATTCCACTAAATATCGCTGGATGTGACGTTAGGACAAGTGAGCAAGAAACCATGCATCCGTTTTTAGATGATACAATAGATCTTTTAG GATATGATTTCAGGCCACAGTTGGAGATGAAGTCAGGAATGGACCTATTGAATATATTTGATTATCCAAATTGGCAAACTGGAACTCTTATTGGTTGCATTTGA